A portion of the Lolium rigidum isolate FL_2022 chromosome 1, APGP_CSIRO_Lrig_0.1, whole genome shotgun sequence genome contains these proteins:
- the LOC124674285 gene encoding GDSL esterase/lipase At5g55050-like — protein sequence MKGLVLLGLAVVALAAGAGVAQPVVPAVFVLGDSTLDVGNNNYLPGEDVPRANVPFYGIDFPGVAKPTGRFSNGYNIADYIAKNLGFERSPLAYLVLKSRNYLIPSALTRGVSYASAGAGILDSTNAGNNIPLSKQVLYFASTKAEMEAAWGTRKVSMLLAKSFFLLGIGSNDLFQTNPKSPAEVAALYATLVSNYSTAITDLYGLGARKFGIINVGPVGCVPRVRILNVTGACNDALNLYAAGLAAAVKSALTTLAPKLPGFAYSLSDSFAVSQAIFSNPQSVGFVSSDSACCGSGRLGAEGPCIKNVTLCGNRDTYFFWDSVHSTQRAAELGANGVFNGPAQLTTPISFKQLAYNI from the exons ATGAAGGGTCTTGTGCTTCTCGGCCTTGCGGTGGTGGCGCTCGCCGCCGGTGCAGGCGTCGCCCAGCCGGTGGTGCCGGCGGTGTTCGTGCTGGGGGACTCGACGCTGGACGTGGGGAACAACAACTACCTGCCCGGGGAGGACGTACCCAGGGCCAACGTGCCTTTctatggcatcgatttccccggCGTCGCGAAGCCCACCGGACGGTTCAGCAACGGCTACAACATCGCGGACTACATCG CTAAGAATCTGGGGTTCGAGAGAAGCCCTTTGGCTTATCTGGTGCTCAAATCGCGCAATTACCTCATCCCTAGCGCTCTGACGAGAGGCGTAAGCTACGCTTCGGCTGGAGCTGGGATCCTAGACTCAACG AATGCGGGGAACAACATTCCGCTGTCAAAGCAGGTGCTGTACTTTGCGTCAACCAAGGCAGAGATGGAGGCTGCTTGGGGAACCCGCAAGGTCTCCATGCTCCTAGCCAAGTCTTTCTTCCTCCTTGGCATTGGCAGCAACGATCTATTCCAAACGAACCCAAAGTCCCCAGCTGAAGTCGCCGCGCTCTATGCCACCCTCGTCTCCAACTACTCTACTGCCATCACT GATCTGTATGGGTTGGGGGCGAGGAAGTTCGGGATCATCAACGTGGGCCCAGTGGGGTGCGTGCCACGGGTGCGTATACTGAATGTGACAGGGGCGTGCAACGACGCCCTGAACCTCTATGCTGCTGGTTTGGCCGCTGCCGTGAAGTCGGCGCTAACCACCCTGGCGCCAAAGCTCCCCGGTTTCGCCTACTCCCTTTCTGACTCCTTTGCGGTCTCACAGGCCATCTTCTCCAACCCGCAGTCAGTCG GGTTCGTGAGCTCGGACAGTGCGTGTTGCGGGAGTGGAAGGCTAGGCGCAGAGGGCCCATGCATCAAGAATGTCACGTTGTGCGGCAACCGAGACACGTACTTTTTTTGGGACTCAGTCCACTCCACACAGCGGGCTGCGGAGCTAGGGGCCAACGGAGTGttcaatgggccggcccagcttaccACGCCCATCAGCTTCAAGCAGTTAGCCTACAATATATAA